The sequence GGCACCGATGGTGCGGACGGCGGTCCGGCGTTTCTATCCGGCTCGCGCTATTACTCCCGCACCGCCGTCACGATGGCCTTGCGAATATCCTCGGCCCATTGCGTCGCCAACGCCTTCGGGCCCTTCACTCCAGCCGCCTTCGCATCCTCTTGCGTGGCCTCGATCACCGTGGTCTCCCCCACTTTGAGCGCGGCCAGCTTGTCCTTGGCCTCCACTTTCACCTGACTGGGGTGCACCGGCTTCTGCGCCCAGTCGCCGAGAACTTTCGCCGCCGCCTTCGCGCGGTCTATCGCCTTCACATCCCCCGCGTCCTTCTCCACGGTGATCACCACGGCGTCGCCGATGAGCACCTGCCCCTTGCCCGCCTCTTCCTTGAAGCTCGTGGTAATGGTTGCTTCCTTGGGCTCCAATTCCTTGCGGGCTTCCTCTTCGCTCAGAATCTGCAGCGTACCGTCTTTCATGGCCTTGAAAGCGTCCTCGAGGTCCTCATGCTCCCAGCTGAACCCGGCAGGCATGAAGAAGACCACGGTCTTCTCCTTGCCGTCGCGTCCGGGGAATTTCAACGCGGGACTGGGCCCCTCGCCCTTGTCGAACAGGATCGCCATACAGTCCAGGCCATCCTCGCGCCAGCGCCGTTCGCCCTCGGGAGACCCGAAATTGACGATCTCCAGGTCTACCAGGTCGGCGTAATCCATGCCGAGATTGTTGACCAGGTCCACGGTGGGCGCCTGGCAGCCGGAGGACACATTGATATACGCGGTGACCTTGATCTTTCCGGACTGTGTTGCATCCGCGGCGGCGTCTTCACCGGGCTTGGCCACGATCTTGGGGTCCATGACCGGGTTCGCGGCAGGCTCTTTCTTCGAGCAGCCAATGATGACGGCGAGCAATGCCAGGACGATGAGGAAGGGGGGAAGACGGTGCATGGTTGTGGTCCCTCCAGGAGGTCGATCGTTACGTTATGCCGCGGATTTCTGCCGCCCCCTTCGGGGGCTCTTGTAATCTCGAAGAAGGGGCCTGATTCCACCAGCTTACGCTGGTGGCAAGAGGCTGACGCCCCTTCGGGGCTGGACGGCAACGGCAAACGGCGTTGGACAGCAAACGGCGTCGACCGTCGCTATCAATTGCGTAGGCCGACCGTTCCGGTCGGCGGATGTCGACCTTCGCGTCCGGCAGGACGCCCGGCCGCAGGCCCCCAGCCCCGGGTTTCAACCCGGGGCGTCGATCCGGGGCACCGATCCGGGGCGTCAACCCGGGGCGCAAACCCGGGTCGCCTCAAACGCCCGCCGCCTTATGCCCCTTCGTCGTGAATCAGGACCCCGTCGCTCAGGCGCACCACCCGATCCGTCGCGTCAATGGTCGCCGCATCGTGGCTGGCGATGATCACTGTTCGGCCTTCGTCGTGAAGCCGCTGCAGGAGCTCCATAATCCGACTGGCATTCTCCGCGTCCAGTTCGCCGGTAGGCTCGTCCGCGAGAATGAGCTGGGGGTTATTGACGACGGACCTTGCCACCGCCGCCCGCTGCTGCTCGCCGCCTGACAGTTCCCCGGGCAGGTGGCTTGCGCGATGGGCGATGTTCGCCTCATCCAGCGCCTGCTCCACCCGCGCGATCTTCTCGGCCTCGCTCATGGCAACGGGCACCAGCGGCAGCATCACATTCTCGAACACGGTGAGGGCGGGGATGAGATTAGACGCCTGGAAGACGAAGCCCACGGTCTGGCGGCGGTACAGGGCAAGACCCGCTTCATCCAGTTCGCCCAGGTTCGTGCCGCCCACGGTAACCTGACCCGATGTGGGCCGATCCAGGCCGCCCAGGATATTCAGGAGAGTGGATTTCCCGGAACCGGACTTGCCCACGAGGCCCACCAGTTCGCCCTGGCGGATGGAGAAGGAGACTTCCGCGAGGGCCTCGACTTCCCCCGAGGGGCGCCGGTAATTGCGACTGACCTGGTTGACGCTGATGTACTCGGCATTCATGGGCGAGACCTCGAAAAGCGGTTTTCGCGAAGGCCGACCGGGACGGTCGGCAATCTGTTCGGCCTTTGCGTCCCGGCAGGACGCCCGGCCGAAGGCCCCTAGCCCCGGGTTTCAACCCGGGGCATCAACCCGGGGCGTCTGCCGCCCCCTTCGGGG is a genomic window of Armatimonadota bacterium containing:
- a CDS encoding ABC transporter ATP-binding protein, yielding MNAEYISVNQVSRNYRRPSGEVEALAEVSFSIRQGELVGLVGKSGSGKSTLLNILGGLDRPTSGQVTVGGTNLGELDEAGLALYRRQTVGFVFQASNLIPALTVFENVMLPLVPVAMSEAEKIARVEQALDEANIAHRASHLPGELSGGEQQRAAVARSVVNNPQLILADEPTGELDAENASRIMELLQRLHDEGRTVIIASHDAATIDATDRVVRLSDGVLIHDEGA